In Prunus dulcis chromosome 1, ALMONDv2, whole genome shotgun sequence, the following are encoded in one genomic region:
- the LOC117613033 gene encoding receptor protein kinase TMK1-like: MREPHLGFWGSFLLLLLLFPLYAPVQSQSGPDGVAMEALRKSIGPNSLGWSGSDYCKWSKVSCTSDNKVSKIQIGNQKLTGSLPTELQKLAYLQQLEVQSNQLTEPFPSLSGLTSLRVLLAHNNNFSSFPPDFFVGLTNLDSIDIDYNPFSVWQIPGTITNATALKHFSATGANITGKIPDFFTGTNFPSLIDLHMSFNYLEGELPASFSGSMIQSLWLNGQQGTNKLNGTIDVLQNMTNLHDVWLHGNSFTGPIPDFSKLSNLAALSLRDNKFTGVVPASLVNLNSLTTVNLTNNMLQGPMPKFGDGVKVDITGLNSFCNDKPGSDCDPRVNILLSIVKDMGYPTTFAENWKKNDPCDNWKGITCNGRNITVINFPNLGLAGTISSNFSLLTSLRTLRLDSNHLTGTIPKELTQLPDLQEIDLRNNQLYGKIPAFKSNVIVKTEGNPDIGKDHISPNTPPGPNPTPGPPSDGAGKKSRTAVVVGAVIGSVGGLVVLGFVAFCLLKRKHKHSSGRVQSPNTLVIHPRHSGDQDAVKVTVASSRVNGGGNESYNSPTSSGPNDIHVVEAGNMVISIQVLRNVTNNFSEDNILGKGGFGTVYKGELHDGTKIAVKRMESGVVAGKGLNEFKSEIAVLTKVRHRHLVGLLGYCLDGNERLLVYEYMPQGTLSQHLFNWKEDGLKPLEWTRRLTIALDVARGVEYLHGLANQTFIHRDLKPSNILLGDDMRAKVSDFGLVRLAPEGKASIETRLAGTFGYLAPEYAATGRMTLKVDVYSFGVILMELITGRKAIDESQPEESLHLVTWFRRMLINKDALRKAIDPTIDISEETLSSISTVAELAGHCTARESYQRPDMGHAVNVLSSLVEHWKPSEPEDYDDMYGIDLEMTLPQALKKWQAFEGNSNLDESSSSSSFFASGDNTQTSIPTRPSGFADSFTSADGR; the protein is encoded by the exons ATGAGGGAACCCCATCTGGGTTTCTGGGGTTCTTTCCTTCTTCTGCTCCTTTTGTTCCCCCTGTACGCGCCAGTGCAGTCCCAGTCGGGTCCCGACGGAGTAGCCATGGAAGCTCTGCGCAAAAGCATCGGCCCAAACAGTCTCGGATGGTCCGGCTCCGATTACTGTAAATGGAGCAAAGTGAGTTGCACAAGCGACAACAAGGTCTCCAAGATCCAAATAGGGAACCAAAAACTCACCGGCTCACTTCCAACGGAACTCCAAAAGCTCGCATATTTGCAACAATTGGAAGTTCAGTCCAACCAACTCACCGAGCCCTTCCCAAGCCTTTCTGGGCTGACTTCGCTTCGGGTCCTTCTCGCCCACAACAACAACTTCAGTTCCTTCCCCCCAGATTTCTTCGTCGGACTCACTAACCTCGACAGCATCGACATCGACTACAACCCCTTCTCGGTGTGGCAGATTCCGGGCACTATCACAAACGCCACGGCGCTGAAGCATTTCTCCGCCACTGGCGCCAACATCACTGGTAAAATCCCCGACTTTTTTACCGGCACCAATTTCCCAAGTTTGATTGATTTGCACATGTCTTTCAATTACCTTGAAGGCGAATTGCCTGCCAGTTTTTCCGGTTCTATGATTCAGTCTCTTTGGTTGAATGGTCAACAGGGTACCAATAAGCTTAATGGTACCATTGATGTGTTACAGAATATGACTAACTTGCATGATGTTTGGTTACATGGTAATTCCTTCACGGGTCCTATACCGGACTTTTCAAAATTGAGTAACTTAGCCGCTTTGAGTTTGAGGGATAACAAGTTCACGGGCGTTGTTCCCGCGTCTTTGGTGAATCTTAATTCCCTTACTACCGTCAATTTGACCAACAATATGCTTCAAGGACCCATGCCCAAGTTTGGAGATGGTGTTAAGGTGGATATCACTGGGCTTAATAGCTTTTGCAATGATAAACCAGGTTCTGATTGTGATCCCCGTGTCAATATATTGCTTTCGATCGTCAAAGACATGGGTTACCCTACAACTTTTgcagaaaattggaaaaagaatGATCCTTGTGATAATTGGAAGGGGATTACCTGTAATGGACGAAACATTACTGTTATCAATTTTCCGAACCTGGGGCTTGCAGGCAcgatttcttcaaatttttctctGCTTACTTCGTTGCGAACATTGAGACTTGATAGTAATCATCTCACCGGTACCATACCAAAGGAGCTTACGCAACTGCCCGACCTTCAAGAAATAGATCTCAGGAATAATCAACTTTATGGTAAAATACCGGCTTTTAAAAGTAATGTGATTGTGAAAACAGAGGGGAACCCTGATATTGGTAAGGATCATATTTCGCCAAACACGCCTCCAGGTCCTAATCCTACACCTGGCCCACCGTCAGATGGTGCAGGTAAGAAATCTAGGACTGCGGTGGTTGTCGGGGCTGTCATTGGAAGTGTTGGTGGATTGGTTGTACTTGGGTTTGTTGCTTTCTGTCTGCTTAAGAGAAAACATAAGCATTCTTCTGGCAGAGTGCAAAGTCCAAACACATTGGTAATTCATCCTCGTCACTCTGGTGATCAAGATGCAGTGAAGGTCACAGTTGCTAGCTCTAGGGTTAATGGCGGTGGAAATGAGTCCTATAATAGTCCCACAAGTAGTGGACCTAATGACATTCATGTGGTTGAGGCTGGAAATATGGTAATTTCCATCCAAGTTTTGCGGAATGTGACCAATAATTTCAGCGAAGATAATATATTGGGAAAAGGAGGGTTTGGAACTGTGTACAAAGGAGAATTGCATGATGGGACGAAGATTGCAGTGAAGAGGATGGAATCTGGTGTGGTGGCTGGGAAGGGTCTAAATGAGTTCAAGTCTGAGATTGCAGTTCTTACTAAGGTCCGACATCGCCACTTGGTTGGACTTCTTGGCTATTGTTTGGATGGAAACGAGAGGCTTCTTGTCTATGAATACATGCCTCAAGGAACTCTTAGTCAACATTTGTTTAACTGGAAAGAGGACGGGCTGAAGCCACTTGAATGGACAAGAAGGCTGACCATTGCCTTGGATGTTGCAAGAGGGGTTGAGTACCTACACGGTTTGGCCAACCAGACTTTCATTCATAGGGATCTTAAACCTTCAAACATTTTACTTGGAGATGATATGCGTGCTAAGGTGTCGGACTTTGGACTAGTTCGTCTTGCTCCAGAAGGGAAAGCCTCAATTGAGACGAGACTAGCTGGAACATTTGGCTATTTGGCTCCAGAATATGCTG CAACTGGACGGATGACACTCAAGGTAGATGTGTATAGCTTTGGAGTGATCTTAATGGAGCTGATCACAGGTAGAAAAGCAATTGATGAAAGCCAGCCTGAGGAGAGCTTGCACCTAGTCACATGGTTCCGTAGAATGCTGATTAACAAGGATGCACTCCGCAAGGCCATCGATCCAACAATTGATATTAGTGAGGAAACCCTTTCTAGTATTAGCACAGTTGCTGAGCTTGCTGGGCATTGCACCGCAAGGGAGTCCTACCAGAGGCCTGACATGGGTCATGCAGTCAATGTACTTTCGTCCCTTGTTGAGCATTGGAAACCATCTGAACCTGAAGATTATGATGATATGTATGGAATTGACCTCGAAATGACCCTGCCACAAGCACTAAAGAAGTGGCAGGCTTTTGAGGGTAATAGCAACCTTGATgaatcttcttcatcttcatcgtTCTTTGCCAGCGGCGATAATACCCAAACCAGCATACCTACTCGCCCATCTGGATTTGCAGATTCGTTTACATCAGCTGATGGGAGGTAA
- the LOC117614787 gene encoding G-type lectin S-receptor-like serine/threonine-protein kinase At1g34300: MSPFLLPLLIFITFIVSNPPPCSAQLSAFSITDSPWTPAQQNKTLLSPNLVFAAGFLPLPTSPNLFNFSVWYRNISIGDSVVWSANPKTPVGLTASLVVTAAGVLRLSNSSAGGNVNLWPGPHSQNPNTTKLVLRDDGNLIFGKWESFDFPTDTILPNQIMSGTNITLFSKNGKFSFVNASKLVFNQTDVYQPIDNAFRMLDSTGKLQQENGDSFVTSDFGLNRSRRLTIDDDGNLRIYSFDQNPREWTVVWQAGYELCKVHGMCGPNAICVSDGSSSSDCVCPPGFKESVGGIKDSGCERKIELTNLANTKFLRLDYVNFTGGSNQTNWPATNFSVCESRCLAKNNCLGFMFKYDGKGYCVLQLDRLLYGYWSPDTETAMFLRVDNSEADPTKFTGMTELLETTCPVQISLPLPPQESNTTTRNIVIICTLFAAELISGVLFFWAFIKKYIKYRDMARTLGLEFLPAGGPKRFSYAELKAATKDFSNLIGRGGFGDVYRGELSDQRVVAVKCLKHVTGGDAEFWAEVTIIARMHHLNLVRLWGFCAEKGQRILVYEYVPNGSLDKYLFQPGRVVSSEPEEETGVLVDNGQRPILDWGIRYRIALGVARAIAYLHEECLEWVLHCDIKPENILLGDDFCPKISDFGLAKLKKKEDMVTISRMQGTRGYMAPEWVKMDPITPKADVYSFGMVLLELVSGVRNNEIQGSRIESEDWYFPRWAFDKVFKEMNVEDILDRQIKHSYDSRLHFDTVNRMVKTAMWCLQDRPELRPSMGKVAKMLEGTVDITEPKKPTIFFLTDD; this comes from the coding sequence ATGTCCCCCTTCCTCCTTCCTCTTCTCATCTTTATCACCTTCATCGTCTCAAACCCGCCACCATGCTCAGCCCAGCTCTCCGCCTTCTCTATCACAGACTCCCCATGGACTCCAGCTCAGCAGAACAAAACCCTCCTCTCCCCAAACTTGGTCTTCGCCGCCGGTTTTCTTCCCCTACCCACTTCCCCAAATCTCTTCAACTTCTCAGTCTGGTACCGCAACATCTCCATAGGAGACTCTGTCGTTTGGTCCGCCAACCCAAAGACTCCGGTTGGCCTCACGGCAAGCCTTGTCGTCACCGCCGCCGGCGTGCTCCGTCTCAGCAACTCCTCCGCTGGTGGAAATGTAAACTTGTGGCCAGGACCTCACTCACAGAATCCAAACACCACCAAACTCGTCCTCCGCGACGATGGTAATTTGATCTTTGGCAAGTGGGAGAGTTTTGATTTTCCAACCGATACCATATTGCCAAACCAGATTATGTCAGGGACTAACATTACTCTCTTCTCCAAGAATGGCAAGTTCAGCTTCGTCAATGCAAGCAAATTAGTTTTCAATCAGACCGACGTTTATCAACCCATAGACAACGCTTTCCGGATGCTGGACTCCACCGGAAAACTGCAGCAGGAAAATGGAGATTCATTCGTTACGTCCGATTTTGGGCTGAACCGATCTCGAAGATTGACCATAGACGACGACGGGAATCTCAGAATTTACAGTTTCGATCAGAACCCTAGAGAATGGACCGTCGTTTGGCAAGCAGGGTACGAATTGTGCAAAGTTCACGGCATGTGCGGGCCTAATGCCATATGTGTCAGCGATGGTTCGAGTTCTTCGGACTGTGTATGCCCACCTGGGTTTAAAGAATCCGTCGGTGGAATCAAAGATAGTGGATGCGAAAGGAAAATTGAGCTCACGAATCTTGCCAACACCAAATTTCTACGGCTTGATTATGTCAATTTCACAGGTGGGTCGAACCAAACCAATTGGCCAGCCACTAATTTCAGTGTTTGTGAATCGAGGTGTTTGGCTAAAAACAATTGTCTCGGGTTCATGTTCAAATACGACGGCAAAGGCTACTGTGTGCTTCAACTCGATAGATTATTATACGGGTACTGGTCTCCGGACACCGAAACCGCTATGTTTCTTCGGGTGGACAACTCGGAAGCAGACCCGACCAAGTTCACCGGGATGACGGAGTTGCTAGAAACGACATGTCCCGTTCAGATAAGCCTCCCTCTACCGCCACAAGAATCCAACACAACGACAAGAAACATTGTGATCATCTGTACCCTTTTTGCAGCTGAGCTGATCTCCGGGGTGCTTTTCTTCTGGGCTTTCATAAAGAAATACATCAAGTACAGAGACATGGCCCGTACCCTGGGTCTGGAGTTCCTTCCCGCCGGCGGGCCCAAGCGGTTCTCGTACGCCGAGCTCAAAGCCGCCACGAAAGACTTCTCAAATCTCATAGGCAGAGGAGGCTTCGGCGATGTTTACAGAGGAGAGCTGAGCGACCAGCGCGTTGTGGCCGTCAAGTGTTTGAAGCATGTCACCGGCGGCGACGCTGAGTTTTGGGCTGAGGTGACCATTATTGCTCGGATGCACCACCTCAACTTGGTACGCCTATGGGGCTTTTGCGCTGAGAAAGGTCAACGGATCCTAGTCTACGAGTACGTCCCTAACGGGTCCCTCGACAAGTACCTTTTCCAACCGGGTCGGGTTGTGTCTTCGGAGCCTGAGGAAGAAACGGGTGTTTTGGTGGATAATGGTCAGAGACCGATACTGGATTGGGGGATCCGGTACAGGATTGCATTGGGCGTGGCGAGAGCCATTGCTTATCTTCACGAGGAGTGTTTGGAGTGGGTTTTGCATTGTGATATCAAGCCGGAGAATATACTTTTGGGTGACGATTTTTGCCCCAAGATATCGGATTTCGGGTTGGcgaagctgaagaagaaagaggacATGGTGACCATATCTCGGATGCAGGGGACCCGCGGGTACATGGCGCCCGAATGGGTGAAGATGGACCCGATCACACCCAAGGCAGACGTGTACAGCTTCGGGATGGTTTTGTTGGAACTTGTGAGTGGGGTCAGAAACAACGAGATCCAGGGGTCAAGGATCGAGAGCGAGGACTGGTATTTTCCGAGATGGGCTTTTGATAAGGTGTTTAAGGAGATGAACGTGGAGGACATTTTAGACCGTCAGATCAAGCATTCTTATGATAGCCGGCTGCACTTTGATACGGTGAATCGCATGGTGAAAACGGCCATGTGGTGCCTGCAGGATCGACCGGAGTTGAGGCCGTCGATGGGGAAGGTGGCTAAGATGTTGGAGGGGACGGTGGATATCACTGAACCAAAAAAGCCCACAATATTTTTCCTCACCGACGACTAG
- the LOC117617734 gene encoding probable clathrin assembly protein At4g32285 codes for MQRRFRQVCTALREHSSVRYAKIATVGGFCNVELIIVKATAPDDLPLPEKYIQELLKIFSISPSSLREFSLSFTRRFGKTRCWRVALKCLILLHRLLRAVPEDSQFRSELLWTRSNGLMSLSQCHFRDDSSSASEDYTAFIRSYARLLDEALHCFWLDSKPAYNQQEHHCQEYAEEEEEEDEEEGQFESLPNKMTEVGRMLEVLPQLQSLIDLVMDCRPTGAATKAFLVQLAMKHIIRDSFMCYIIFRREIVMVLDSLFQMPYRSCISAFGIYKKAAVQANQLCEFYEWCKAMGFCGAYEYPFIDQIPHIQIHALENFLNGMWQLTESSSTPTSSPTLSASVPSSFVEYSSSTSTEDDINKDHILVTTKWEKPLIQFDRGSNEEKPLIQLDRGYDEKKPLIQFEDDTDEESWESLLEASINMSPPAAQQNNMCFNNNGTYGLYGYCNYRNVVQHVDQKDARQMQIYNANSLNPFYISHSSGQTTYLSPNLAE; via the coding sequence ATGCAGAGGCGATTTCGGCAAGTCTGCACTGCTCTAAGAGAGCACAGCTCTGTGAGATATGCCAAGATTGCCACTGTTGGAGGGTTCTGCAATGTTGAACTCATTATCGTAAAAGCTACAGCTCCTGACGACTTGCCATTGCCTGAAAAATACATTCAGGAGCTCTTGAAAATCTTCTCCATCTCTCCATCTTCATTGAGAGAATTTTCACTCAGCTTCACTCGCCGTTTTGGCAAGACTCGCTGCTGGCGGGTTGCACTCAAGTGTCTAATCCTCCTCCACCGTCTGCTTCGTGCTGTGCCTGAAGACAGCCAGTTCCGGTCTGAGCTCCTTTGGACACGATCCAATGGCCTGATGTCTCTCAGTCAGTGTCACTTCCGTGATGATTCATCCTCGGCATCTGAAGATTACACAGCCTTTATTAGATCCTATGCTCGGCTCCTTGACGAAGCCCTTCATTGCTTTTGGTTGGATAGCAAGCCAGCCTACAATCAGCAAGAACATCACTGTCAAGAAtatgcagaagaagaagaagaagaagacgaagaagaagggCAATTTGAGAGCTTACCAAACAAAATGACAGAAGTTGGTCGAATGCTTGAAGTGTTGCCACAGCTGCAAAGCCTCATTGACCTTGTCATGGACTGCCGTCCCACAGGAGCAGCAACGAAAGCTTTCCTCGTCCAGTTGGCTATGAAGCATATCATTAGAGATAGCTTTATGTGCTACATAATCTTTCGGAGGGAAATTGTTATGGTTCTGGACAGCCTGTTTCAGATGCCATACAGGAGTTGCATATCAGCATTTGGTATTTACAAGAAGGCAGCTGTCCAAGCAAATCAACTCTGTGAGTTTTATGAGTGGTGTAAGGCAATGGGGTTCTGTGGAGCATATGAATATCCCTTCATAGATCAAATCCCACATATTCAAATTCATGCTCTCGAGAATTTTCTCAATGGCATGTGGCAGCTGACAGAGTCCTCTTCTACACCAACTTCTTCACCAACTTTATCAGCATCAGTGCCATCATCTTTCGTCGAGTACTCTAGCTCGACTTCAACAGAGGACGACATTAATAAGGATCATATCCTCGTTACGACGAAATGGGAGAAGCCCTTAATTCAGTTTGATAGAGGTTCTAACGAGGAGAAGCCATTAATTCAGCTTGATAGAGGTTATGACGAGAAGAAACCATTGATTCAGTTTGAAGATGATACCGACGAGGAGAGCTGGGAGAGCCTTCTAGAAGCTTCCATTAACATGTCACCTCCGGCTGCTCAACAGAATAATATGTGCTTCAACAATAATGGAACTTATGGCTTATATGGATATTGTAATTACAGGAACGTGGTCCAACATGTTGATCAAAAGGATGCACGGCAGATGCAAATATACAACGCAAATTCTCTTAATCCTTTCTATATCAGCCACTCATCAGGCCAAACTACTTATTTATCCCCAAATCTAGCTGAATAA
- the LOC117624578 gene encoding U-box domain-containing protein 21-like, which yields MTLSWRRLRPGRRASKELQLGEPADVEMELTIPNHFRCPISLDLMKDPVTLSTGITYDRQSIETWIEAGNLTCPITNQALTCLEPIPNHTILKMIQDWCVQKKSFGIERIPTPRIPITSLQVSEILSRITTAAASHGQKTDDCRDLVRKIKALSKESERNKRCVVASGTGSVLAAAFAALSSSQRQNVAVLEEILSALTLVFPMDGEACSYLGSAASLHCMVWFLESGDLSHRRNAALVLKETLSSDHQKIDALLEIEGALEALVKLIKEPVCPTSTKASLVVMYNMVNNNFTSSLSKDKIKERLVEMGLVSLLSEILVDAERSICEKALGVLDALCGSKGGREKAYHHALTMPVVVKKILRVSDLATEFSVSILWKLCKNEGREDGGVLVEVLQVGAFQKLLLLLQLGCAERTKDKATELLKVLNIHRERLECIDSTDFKALKRSF from the coding sequence ATGACTTTGTCATGGAGAAGGCTGCGGCCCGGCCGCCGTGCCTCCAAGGAGCTGCAGCTAGGCGAGCCCGCCGACGTGGAGATGGAGCTGACCATACCAAACCATTTCCGCTGCCCCATCTCACTAGACCTCATGAAAGATCCGGTCACCTTGTCCACTGGAATTACGTACGACCGCCAGAGCATAGAGACGTGGATAGAAGCCGGAAACCTGACGTGCCCAATTACCAACCAAGCCCTCACATGTCTCGAGCCCATTCCCAACCACACCATCCTCAAGATGATTCAAGATTGGTGCGTTCAGAAAAAGTCTTTCGGCATTGAACGCATTCCCACCCCTCGCATCCCAATCACTTCTCTTCAGGTCTCCGAGATTCTCTCCAGAATTACTACAGCAGCAGCCAGCCATGGTCAAAAGACGGATGATTGCAGAGATTTGGTGCGGAAGATCAAGGCCTTGTCAAAAGAAAGCGAGCGCAACAAGCGGTGCGTTGTTGCTAGTGGCACGGGGAGCGTTTTAGCCGCTGCTTTTGCTGCACTTTCATCCTCTCAACGTCAAAACGTTGCCGTCTTGGAGGAAATCTTGTCGGCTTTGACTTTAGTTTTCCCAATGGATGGGGAGGCCTGCTCTTATCTTGGCTCGGCTGCTTCATTGCATTGCATGGTGTGGTTTTTGGAAAGTGGAGATTTGTCCCACAGAAGAAACGCAGCTTTGGTGCTCAAAGAGACTCTTTCTTCCGATCATCAAAAGATTGATGCTTTGCTGGAGATCGAAGGAGCGTTAGAGGCACTGGTAAAGTTGATCAAAGAACCCGTTTGTCCTACTTCAACAAAAGCCTCCTTGGTCGTCATGTACAACATGGTCAACAATAATTTCACGTCGTCTCTTTCGAAAGATAAAATCAAAGAGAGACTTGTGGAGATGGGATTGGTCTCGTTGCTCTCGGAAATCCTTGTGGATGCCGAACGAAGCATTTGCGAGAAGGCGTTGGGGGTTCTTGATGCACTTTGCGGAAGCAAGGGAGGGAGGGAAAAGGCCTACCATCATGCTTTGACTATGCCCGTTGTGGTGAAGAAGATACTTCGGGTTTCAGATTTGGCGACTGAGTTTTCGGTATCCATTCTTTGGAAGCTGTGCAAGAATGAGGGGAGAGAAGATGGAGGGGTGCTTGTGGAGGTCCTTCAAGTGGGTGCCTTTCAGAAGCTGTTGTTGCTCTTGCAATTAGGGTGTGCGGAGAGGACCAAAGACAAGGCCACCGAGTTGTTGAAGGTGTTGAATATTCACAGGGAGAGGTTGGAGTGCATTGATTCTACGGATTTTAAGGCGCTCAAGAGGTCTTTTTGA